Proteins encoded by one window of Vidua chalybeata isolate OUT-0048 chromosome 10, bVidCha1 merged haplotype, whole genome shotgun sequence:
- the IRS1 gene encoding insulin receptor substrate 1 has product MASPTDNNEGFFSDVRKVGYLRKPKSMHKRFFVLRAASESGPARLEYYENEKKWRHKSGAPKRSIPLESCFNINKRADSKNKHLVALYTKDEHFAIAADSEPEQESWYQALLQLHNRAKGHHHLHHHHHHHHSDVTFGGSSTGLGEAGEDSYGEVAPGPAFKEVWQVILKPKGLGQTKNLIGIYRLCLTNKTISFVKLNSDAAAVVLQLLNIRRCGHSENFFFIEVGRSAVTGPGEFWMQVDDSVVAQNMHETILEAMRAMSEEFRPRSKSQSSSNCSNPISVPLRRHHVNNPPPSQVGLSRRSRTESVTATSPAGGGGTGGKPSSFRVRASSDGEGTMSRPASVDGSPVSPSANRTHSHRHRGNSRLHPPLNHSRSIPMPSSRCSPSATSPVSLSSSSTSGHGSTSDCLFPRRSSASVSGSPSDGGFISSDEYGSSPCDFRSSFRSVTPDSLGHTPPARGDEDLNYICMGGKATSSCCSLAAPNGHFIPRTCHPQQQPRYPSTPCCPRGGSEEVADLEKAFRKRTHSAGTSPTISHQKTPSQSSVASIEEYTEMLPSYPCGSSRLPSYRHSAFVPTHSYPEECLEMHHMDSGHHRTNSAPHTDDGYMPMSPGVAPVPSGGGPPKGGDYMPMSPKSVSAPQQIINPGRGGRHPPATVDSNGYMMMSPSGSYSPDSSSAGYGKIWTNGAGHHPKLSVESNEGKLPCGGSDYINMSPASGSTTSTPPDCYFGAAGQPGVEEAATVAHHKPIYSYFSLPRSFKHVHRRGGSRPAGTAEEGSPQPRIALGSSRLLYAAEDSSSSTSSDSLGGGGGPEGGPPPQAQTPRKVDTAVQTKGRLARPTRLSLGGPKASTLPRAREQPPVLLPPEPKSPGEYVNIEFIAGEKPPFPSAALSMALPPPGSEVAEEYMNMEPGPPRAPCPPGFATARAARLGRDYVAMQRGGAAAGGGSCSDYADSPSPGSPARLISYAEVRGGRAGPEKPPPAAATAASPELPRPPAELSAAPPRSSSLLGGLGAGSAFTRVSLSPGRNQSAKVIRADPQGGRRRHSSETFSSTPSAARGAAGGLGAPFPCGGAGGAEEVKRHSSASFENVWLRPGAGEAAARRDPGVAPALENGLNYIDLDLVRDCGHRRHHHPHAPAEAKQPLPPKPPGQQRGSGHCGEDLSAYASISFQKREEM; this is encoded by the coding sequence ATGGCCAGCCCCACGGATAATAATGAGGGCTTCTTCTCAGATGTCAGAAAGGTGGGTTACTTGCGCAAACCCAAGAGCATGCATAAACGATTTTTCGTGCTGAGGGCAGCCAGTGAGTCTGGACCCGCCCGGCTGGAGTATTATGAGAATGAGAAGAAATGGAGACACAAGTCAGGGGCCCCCAAGCGCTCCATCCCACTAGAAAGCTGCTTCAACATCAACAAACGGGCTGACTCCAAGAACAAGCACCTGGTGGCCCTCTACACCAAGGACGAGCACTTTGCCATTGCAGCTGACAGTGAACCTGAGCAGGAGAGCTGGTACCAAGCACTGCTGCAGTTGCACAACAGGGCCAAGGGCCACCATCACCtccatcaccatcaccaccaccaccacagtgATGTCActtttggaggcagcagcacaggactgGGGGAAGCAGGTGAGGACAGCTATGGTGAGGTAGCCCCTGGTCCAGCTTTTAAGGAAGTTTGGCAAGTAATTCTGAAGCCTAAGGGCCTAGGCCAGACAAAGAACCTGATTGGCATCTACCGCCTGTGCCTGACTAACAAGACCATCAGCTTTGTAAAGCTGAATTCAGATGCggctgctgtggtgctgcagctgctcaatATCCGCCGCTGTGGTCACTCTGAGAACTTCTTCTTCATTGAGGTGGGACGCTCAGCTGTCACTGGACCTGGTGAGTTCTGGATGCAAGTGGATGACTCTGTGGTGGCACAGAACATGCATGAAACTATCCTGGAGGCCATGCGAGCCATGAGTGAGGAATTCCGGCCCCGTAGCAAGAGCCAGTCCTCCTCAAACTGTTCCAACCCAATCTCTGTGCCCCTTCGCAGGCACCATGTCAACAACCCTCCACCAAGCCAAGTGGGGCTCAGTCGGCGGTCCAGGACTGAGAGCGTCACGGCGACTTCTCCTGCCGGTGGTGGAGGTACAGGTGGCAAACCCAGCTCTTTCCGGGTTCGAGCGTCGAGTGATGGGGAAGGCACAATGTCAAGACCTGCCTCTGTGGATGGTAGCCCAGTTAGTCCCAGTGCTAACCGGACTCATTCACACAGACACCGTGGTAACTCCAGGCTCCATCCTCCACTTAACCACAGCCGGTCCATCCCAATGCCTTCCTCGCGCTGCTCTCCTTCAGCCACCAGTCCAGTCAGCCTGTCATCCAGCAGCACTAGTGGCCACGGCTCCACCTCAGACTGCCTGTTCCCACGAAGGTCTAGTGCTTCAGTTTCTGGCTCTCCTAGTGATGGTGGATTTATTTCTTCCGATGAGTATGGTTCAAGCCCGTGTGACTTTCGCAGCTCATTTCGCAGTGTAACCCCTGATTCATTGGGACACACCCCCCCTGCCCGGGGTGATGAAGACCTCAACTACATCTGCATGGGAGGGAAGGCCACCTCTTcttgctgcagcctggcagcgCCCAATGGCCACTTCATCCCACGCACCTGCcaccctcagcagcagccccgcTATCCTAGTACACCCTGCTGTCCTCGAGGTGGTAGTGAGGAGGTTGCTGACTTGGAGAAGGCATTCAGAAAGCGGACTCACTCTGCAGGTACTTCACCCACCATCTCCCACCAGAAAACACCTTCACAGTCTTCAGTGGCCTCCATTGAGGAATACACGGAGATGCTGCCTTCTTacccctgtggcagcagcaggctgccCTCCTACCGCCACTCAGCCTTTGTGCCCACTCACTCCTACCCAGAGGAGTGCCTGGAGATGCACCACATGGACAGTGGCCATCATCGGACCAACTCTGCCCCGCACACGGATGATGGCTACATGCCCATGTCGCCCGGTGTAGCCCCTGTGCCCAGTGGTGGGGGGCCCCCCAAGGGTGGTGACTATATGCCCATGAGTCCTAAGAGTGTGTCGGCCCCACAGCAGATCATCaaccctggcaggggtggccGCCACCCTCCAGCCACAGTGGACTCTAATGGCTACATGATGATGTCCCCCAGTGGCAGCTACTCCCCCGACAGCAGCTCTGCGGGCTACGGCAAGATCTGGACAAATGGTGCCGGCCACCACCCAAAACTCTCAGTGGAGAGCAACGAAGGGAAGCTCCCCTGCGGCGGCAGCGACTATATCAACATGTCCCCAGCCAGCGGCTCCACCACCAGCACTCCGCCCGACTGCTACTTCGGGGCTGCGGGGCAGCCGGGGGTCGAGGAGGCGGCCACCGTAGCGCACCACAAACCCATCTACTCCTACTTCTCGCTGCCACGCTCCTTCAAGCACGTGCACCGGCGGGGCGGCAGCAGGCCGGCGGGGACAGCCGAGGAGGGCAGCCCGCAGCCCCGCATCGCGCTCGGCTCCAGCCGCCTCCTTTACGCGGCCGAGGACTCGTCCTCCTCCACCAGCAGCGACAGCctgggcggcggcggcggccccgagGGCGGCCCCCCGCCCCAAGCGCAGACCCCGCGCAAGGTGGACACGGCCGTGCAGACCAAGGGCCGCCTGGCGCGCCCCACGCGGCTGTCGCTGGGTGGCCCTAAGGCCAGCACCCTGCCGCGGGCCCGGGAGCAGCCCCCGGTGCTGCTGCCCCCCGAGCCCAAGAGCCCCGGCGAGTACGTTAACATCGAGTTCATCGCCGGCGAAAAGCCGCCCTTCCCCTCGGCTGCCCTGAGCATGGCCCTGCCGCCGCCGGGCAGCGAGGTCGCCGAGGAGTACATGAACATGGAGCCGGGCCCGCCGCGGGCCCCCTGCCCGCCCGGCTTCGCCACCGCGCGGGCGGCCCGGCTCGGCCGGGACTACGTGGCGATGCAGCGGGGGGGCGCCGCGGCCGGCGGGGGCTCCTGCTCGGACTACGCGGACAGCCCGTCCCCCGGCTCGCCCGCCCGCCTGATCAGCTACGCCGAGGTGCGGGGGGGCCGCGCCGGCCCCGAAAAGCCCCCGCCGGCGGCCGCCACCGCTGCGTCCCCGGAGCTGCCGCGGCCGCCGGCCGAGCTATCGGCGGCGCCGCCGcgctcctcctccctgctggggGGCCTGGGCGCGGGCAGCGCCTTCACCCGCGTCAGCCTGAGCCCCGGCCGCAACCAGAGCGCCAAGGTGATCCGCGCCGACCCGCAGGGTGGCCGGCGGCGGCACAGCTCCGAGACCTTCTCCTCTACGCCGAGCGCGGCCCGCGGAGCGGCGGGCGGGCTCGGGGCACCCTTCCCGtgcggcggcgcggggggcgccGAGGAGGTGAAGCGGCACAGCTCGGCCTCCTTCGAGAACGTGTGGCTGCGGCCCGGCGCGGGGGAGGCGGCCGCCCGCCGGGACCCGGGGGTCGCGCCCGCCCTGGAGAACGGACTCAACTACATCGACCTGGACTTGGTGAGGGACTGCGGCCACCGCCGCCACCACCACCCGCACGCCCCCGCCGAGGCGAAGCAGCCGCTGCCGCCGAAGCCCCCGGGCCAGCAGCGCGGGAGTGGCCACTGTGGCGAGGATCTGAGCGCGTACGCCAGCATCAGCTTCCAGAAGCGGGAGGAGATGTAG